The proteins below are encoded in one region of Methanosarcina barkeri 3:
- a CDS encoding phosphoribosyltransferase — MLTNWDYIYSLCRNISTEVKCSGYEPDVIIALARGGWFAGRVLCDFLGLDDLSSLKIEHYIGDTAIDTGEPYIRYPLSSAVMEEKKVLIVDDIVDTGESMLSARAYVENHNPTEVRTASLQYLGSSKIDPDYVGERLEDWAWIVYPWNFMEDMTSILTKCMRKDPKKYWSLEDLKHSLYINHGLDSIVFEITQPGRLPEVLEEMERVRKVSSEMINGKKHWILL; from the coding sequence GTGCTTACGAACTGGGATTACATTTATAGTTTGTGCCGAAACATATCTACGGAAGTCAAATGTTCTGGATATGAACCGGACGTAATTATTGCTCTTGCAAGAGGAGGCTGGTTTGCCGGGCGAGTACTATGCGATTTTCTGGGACTTGATGACCTGTCCAGTTTGAAAATCGAGCACTACATAGGAGACACAGCTATCGATACCGGTGAGCCATACATTCGATATCCTCTTTCGAGTGCTGTAATGGAAGAAAAAAAGGTACTTATTGTAGATGATATTGTCGATACCGGGGAAAGTATGCTTAGTGCCAGGGCCTATGTAGAAAATCATAATCCTACGGAAGTCAGGACTGCTTCACTGCAGTACCTTGGGAGTTCTAAAATTGACCCTGATTATGTGGGAGAACGGCTCGAGGATTGGGCCTGGATTGTCTACCCCTGGAACTTTATGGAAGATATGACAAGTATCCTGACTAAATGCATGAGAAAAGACCCTAAAAAATACTGGAGTCTTGAGGATCTTAAACATAGCCTTTATATAAACCATGGTCTGGATTCTATTGTCTTTGAAATAACCCAGCCTGGAAGGCTTCCAGAAGTTCTGGAGGAGATGGAGAGAGTGCGCAAGGTCAGTTCTGAAATGATCAATGGAAAGAAGCACTGGATATTGTTATAA
- a CDS encoding winged helix-turn-helix domain-containing protein, giving the protein MDKALIDLIFMSQKRKDLLLLLKNGGKPIEDIVKSLNVNPTGMLPQIKKLKDENLVFQEDKEYKLMPLAKILVEKMEPLLDTLQAIEENAEYWQDRDISELPRAFLERFNELKSCFLVKPNPDSIFEPSSVFLDNIRKSKKIICFSSIFHPVFSEIFLANKENDIRITLVVTEKIYERLKTDFEEELKLYLAREKKKLFICNNEVKIAMLVKTEYFMAADFLTSKGIFDQETLIGFEPTALRWTEDLILHYKEHAHQI; this is encoded by the coding sequence ATGGATAAAGCCTTGATAGACCTGATTTTTATGTCCCAGAAGAGAAAAGACCTTTTGCTCCTTCTCAAAAACGGAGGAAAACCAATAGAGGACATAGTAAAAAGTCTGAACGTTAACCCAACGGGCATGCTCCCGCAAATCAAAAAATTAAAGGATGAAAATCTGGTTTTTCAGGAAGATAAAGAGTACAAGCTAATGCCTCTTGCAAAAATTTTGGTCGAGAAAATGGAACCTTTACTTGATACTCTGCAGGCCATTGAGGAGAATGCTGAATACTGGCAGGACCGCGATATCTCTGAACTACCCAGGGCATTTCTGGAAAGATTCAATGAACTAAAGTCCTGCTTCCTTGTAAAACCTAATCCTGATAGTATTTTTGAGCCTTCTTCCGTGTTCCTGGATAACATAAGGAAATCAAAAAAGATAATCTGTTTTTCATCAATATTTCATCCGGTATTTTCCGAAATATTTCTAGCAAACAAAGAAAATGATATCAGAATAACCCTTGTAGTAACAGAGAAAATTTATGAAAGACTGAAAACCGATTTTGAAGAAGAACTGAAACTTTATCTGGCCAGAGAAAAAAAGAAGCTTTTTATCTGTAATAACGAGGTAAAGATTGCCATGCTGGTTAAGACTGAATATTTCATGGCTGCTGATTTTCTTACTTCGAAGGGAATTTTTGACCAGGAAACCCTTATAGGCTTCGAGCCTACAGCCCTGAGATGGACTGAAGACCTTATTCTACATTACAAAGAGCACGCTCACCAGATATAA
- a CDS encoding protease inhibitor I42 family protein produces MKIGATDKFWKYTKITTVLLTTFVIILSGCIGEEQNKTESGNTTNDSQGVTETNSSHGTTGGDYVYGTAKVESVQIVTLESFPVQIQVIAKGYLPDGCTEIDEIKNESKGNVFNINISTKRPRDAFCTQATKNFTETIPLEVRGLKAGNYTVNVNGVTESFELSVDNGPQEASNTSSFKQQIITEADNGTIISVENGSTFYLKLKENPTTGYSWELNLSQGLNNISGEYYPPEQPEGIKEPLVGAGGIHLWEVKAVSKGSQQVTGIYKRPWEKLTGEEEKFTLNVKVV; encoded by the coding sequence ATGAAAATAGGAGCAACCGATAAGTTTTGGAAGTACACGAAAATTACAACAGTTCTGCTTACGACATTTGTGATTATTCTTTCCGGTTGTATTGGTGAAGAACAGAACAAAACCGAGTCAGGAAATACAACAAATGATAGTCAGGGAGTTACCGAAACAAACAGTAGTCATGGGACCACTGGAGGAGATTACGTATACGGTACTGCAAAAGTGGAGAGTGTTCAAATTGTAACCCTTGAGTCTTTTCCAGTACAGATACAGGTGATAGCAAAAGGCTACCTGCCTGACGGATGTACTGAAATAGATGAAATAAAGAATGAAAGCAAAGGAAATGTTTTCAATATTAATATCAGTACAAAACGCCCTAGAGATGCATTCTGTACGCAGGCTACAAAGAATTTTACAGAAACTATTCCCCTTGAAGTCAGGGGCCTCAAAGCCGGTAACTACACTGTAAATGTGAATGGAGTGACCGAGTCTTTTGAACTATCCGTAGATAACGGACCTCAAGAGGCTTCTAACACCAGTTCATTTAAACAGCAGATAATAACCGAAGCTGACAACGGAACAATTATAAGTGTTGAAAATGGAAGCACGTTTTACCTCAAGCTTAAGGAAAACCCGACCACAGGTTATTCATGGGAACTCAATCTAAGCCAGGGGCTCAATAATATCTCAGGAGAATATTATCCTCCAGAGCAGCCTGAAGGAATCAAAGAACCTCTTGTGGGCGCTGGAGGGATCCATTTATGGGAAGTTAAAGCCGTATCTAAAGGCAGCCAGCAAGTAACTGGAATATATAAAAGACCCTGGGAGAAATTAACCGGAGAAGAAGAGAAATTCACACTCAACGTTAAGGTTGTCTGA
- a CDS encoding signal recognition particle protein Srp54 translates to MVMEKLGDSLQGALKKLIGAGRIDERTVNEVVKDIQRALLQADVNVKLVMGMSQRIKERAMKEDPPAGMNPREHVIRIVYQELMEIIGKGAEIQLKPQTIMMVGLQGSGKTTSTAKLARYFQRKGLKAGVIAADTFRPGAYHQLKTLCEKLNVAFYGEENNPDAVEITRNGLKALEKYDIKIVDTAGRHALEADLIEEMERINAVAKPNHKFMVLDAGIGQQASQQAHAFNDSVGITGVIITKLDGTAKGGGALSAVSETKAPIAFIGVGETPEDFEKFEADRFISRLLGMGDLKSLMEKAEETLSEEDVNVEALMQGRFTLKDMYKQLEAMNKMGPLKQIMSMLPLGMGGMGGVKLSDETFQATSDKMKNYKIIMDSMTEEEMTDPKLIGGSRIKRISRGSGCSPEEVRELLKYHKTMQTALKGFRGGKFNIQKMMKKRLGM, encoded by the coding sequence ATGGTAATGGAAAAACTTGGAGACTCCTTACAGGGGGCGCTTAAGAAGCTGATCGGCGCGGGGCGAATTGATGAGCGCACGGTCAATGAAGTAGTAAAAGATATCCAGCGGGCTCTGCTCCAGGCCGACGTGAATGTAAAACTTGTTATGGGAATGTCCCAGAGAATCAAAGAGCGTGCAATGAAAGAAGACCCTCCTGCAGGTATGAACCCGAGGGAGCACGTAATCCGCATCGTATACCAGGAACTAATGGAAATTATCGGCAAGGGAGCTGAGATTCAGCTCAAGCCGCAGACTATAATGATGGTTGGGCTTCAGGGAAGCGGAAAAACTACCAGTACAGCAAAGCTTGCTCGCTACTTCCAGAGAAAAGGACTTAAAGCAGGGGTTATCGCCGCAGATACCTTCCGACCCGGTGCATATCATCAGCTTAAAACTCTCTGTGAGAAGCTTAATGTCGCTTTCTATGGAGAGGAAAACAATCCCGATGCTGTCGAAATTACCAGAAATGGACTCAAAGCCCTGGAAAAATACGATATAAAAATTGTGGACACCGCAGGCCGGCATGCCCTTGAGGCCGATCTGATAGAAGAAATGGAACGGATCAACGCCGTTGCCAAGCCAAACCACAAATTCATGGTGCTTGATGCAGGTATTGGACAGCAGGCAAGCCAGCAGGCCCACGCCTTTAACGATTCTGTAGGAATTACAGGCGTTATCATAACGAAACTTGACGGCACTGCAAAAGGAGGCGGAGCCCTGTCTGCCGTTTCCGAAACAAAAGCCCCTATTGCTTTTATTGGCGTCGGAGAAACACCGGAAGATTTTGAAAAATTCGAAGCTGACAGGTTCATTTCAAGGCTTCTTGGCATGGGAGACCTTAAAAGCCTGATGGAAAAGGCTGAAGAGACCCTGAGTGAAGAAGACGTAAATGTCGAGGCCCTGATGCAGGGGAGATTCACTCTCAAAGACATGTACAAGCAGCTTGAAGCCATGAACAAGATGGGCCCTCTCAAACAGATTATGTCCATGCTGCCACTGGGAATGGGCGGAATGGGAGGCGTTAAGCTCTCAGATGAGACGTTCCAGGCTACCAGTGACAAGATGAAAAATTACAAGATAATCATGGACTCCATGACAGAAGAGGAAATGACTGACCCCAAGCTCATAGGCGGTTCCCGGATCAAAAGGATTTCAAGAGGCTCGGGTTGTAGCCCTGAAGAAGTAAGGGAGCTTCTGAAATATCACAAAACCATGCAGACAGCTCTAAAAGGATTTAGGGGCGGAAAATTCAACATTCAGAAAATGATGAAGAAAAGACTGGGGATGTAA
- a CDS encoding GMP synthase subunit A — protein MKELKILVVNNYGQFCHLIHRAVRDLDMDTKIIPNTMPIEDILAEEPDGLILSGGPEMDRAGLCFDYVREIDLPILGICLGHQAIALAYGGHVHAGKKGGYAEVEIEVLEEDDILRGLGPRTTVWASHADEVAILPEGFIHLARSDICEIEAMRHPTKPIYGVQWHPEVSHTEKGEELLTNFLEICEKY, from the coding sequence ATGAAAGAGCTGAAAATTCTTGTTGTTAATAATTACGGACAATTTTGCCATCTCATTCATCGGGCTGTTCGAGACCTTGACATGGATACGAAAATAATTCCCAATACAATGCCAATTGAGGATATTCTGGCAGAGGAGCCGGACGGATTAATCCTTAGTGGCGGACCGGAAATGGATAGGGCGGGTTTATGTTTCGACTACGTCCGGGAAATCGATCTCCCTATTCTTGGAATCTGCCTCGGGCATCAGGCAATTGCCCTGGCATATGGAGGACATGTTCATGCAGGGAAAAAAGGCGGATATGCCGAGGTTGAGATAGAAGTGCTCGAAGAAGATGATATTCTGCGTGGACTAGGGCCCAGGACTACAGTGTGGGCTTCCCATGCAGATGAGGTTGCCATTCTGCCTGAGGGCTTTATCCATCTTGCGCGTTCTGATATTTGTGAAATTGAAGCTATGCGCCACCCGACAAAGCCGATTTATGGTGTACAGTGGCATCCTGAGGTTTCCCACACCGAGAAAGGAGAAGAATTGCTTACCAATTTCCTTGAAATTTGTGAAAAATATTAA
- a CDS encoding 2-amino-3,7-dideoxy-D-threo-hept-6-ulosonate synthase, whose product MSEIGKKIRIERLMNRESRNIVIIPMDHGISDGPIDGLINITDTVNRVAEGGANAVLMQKGMVKYGHRGYGHDIGLIVHISGSSSLSPDPNAKVQVCTVEEVIKMGADAVSMHINVGSETETDQLEQLGKISRDCTEWGMPLLTMMYPRGKKITNPHDPVNVAHAARIGAELGADVVKTVYTGDPDSFRDVVRGCPVPVVIAGGPKTSTDLELLEMIDGAMEAGARGAAIGRNVFQHKDPVRLTRAICEIVHHRRPVEEALEQLN is encoded by the coding sequence ATGTCAGAAATCGGTAAAAAGATACGGATAGAAAGGCTGATGAACCGGGAAAGCAGAAACATTGTCATCATTCCCATGGACCATGGGATTTCAGACGGGCCTATTGACGGGCTTATCAATATCACTGATACAGTAAACAGAGTTGCCGAAGGAGGAGCAAACGCCGTTCTTATGCAAAAAGGAATGGTAAAATACGGACATAGGGGATATGGCCATGATATAGGCCTTATCGTGCATATCAGTGGTTCTTCTTCCCTGAGCCCGGACCCTAATGCCAAGGTACAGGTCTGTACAGTTGAGGAAGTAATTAAGATGGGAGCCGATGCCGTTTCCATGCATATAAATGTAGGCTCTGAAACCGAAACTGACCAGCTTGAGCAGCTTGGAAAAATTTCCAGAGACTGTACGGAATGGGGTATGCCTCTTCTTACTATGATGTACCCCAGAGGTAAAAAGATCACAAATCCGCACGACCCTGTAAATGTAGCGCATGCTGCAAGGATAGGGGCCGAACTCGGAGCTGATGTTGTAAAAACAGTATACACCGGAGACCCTGATAGCTTCAGAGATGTTGTCAGAGGCTGCCCTGTACCTGTAGTTATTGCAGGAGGACCGAAAACCTCAACGGACCTGGAACTCCTCGAGATGATTGACGGAGCAATGGAAGCCGGAGCCAGAGGTGCTGCAATCGGAAGAAATGTTTTCCAGCATAAGGACCCTGTCAGACTCACCCGGGCCATTTGCGAGATTGTACATCATAGAAGACCTGTAGAAGAAGCTCTCGAACAGTTGAATTGA
- a CDS encoding 3-dehydroquinate synthase II — protein sequence MKKKSVWIKADDGGWEQQKERVTTGLESGADCILVNPGDVGKVRELGNIPVATFGRDNKSGAEIIVVGKRGEGDGTKPLPLETQGSLDINAATVLRDKEVAVGGYVIIRDKRYENFAAELGKVCDFLIVTGTDWKVIPLENLIAELQRYDVKIIFGVKTAEEARLAFQTLETGADGVLLDSGNIQEIKDTILAARELENESTELESAVITRVESLGMGDRVCVDTCNLMQKGEGMLIGSQASGMFLVNSESDDSPYVAARPFRVNAGAVHSYIKIGDKTRYLSELRTGDPVTIIDSKGRQREGFVGRVKIESRPLMLIEAKVGDRTLSAILQNAETIKLVGKDGNPISVAKLKKGDEVLVRLEEGARHFGKKIEETIIEK from the coding sequence TTGAAGAAAAAAAGTGTATGGATAAAAGCCGATGACGGCGGCTGGGAACAACAGAAAGAAAGAGTTACGACAGGCCTTGAATCAGGAGCCGACTGCATACTTGTAAACCCAGGAGATGTTGGAAAAGTTAGGGAACTGGGAAATATTCCAGTAGCAACCTTTGGCCGTGACAACAAGTCCGGAGCTGAAATTATTGTCGTTGGAAAGAGAGGAGAAGGCGATGGAACGAAACCTTTGCCCCTTGAGACTCAGGGTTCTCTTGACATAAACGCAGCAACTGTTCTAAGGGATAAAGAGGTGGCTGTTGGCGGATATGTTATAATCAGGGATAAACGCTACGAGAATTTCGCAGCCGAGCTGGGAAAGGTCTGCGATTTCCTCATTGTGACAGGCACGGACTGGAAGGTTATCCCTCTGGAAAATCTGATAGCTGAGCTTCAGCGTTATGATGTAAAAATAATTTTCGGGGTAAAGACTGCTGAAGAAGCAAGGCTGGCCTTCCAGACTCTTGAAACCGGAGCAGATGGCGTTCTTCTTGACAGTGGAAACATTCAGGAAATTAAAGATACCATCCTGGCTGCAAGAGAACTGGAAAACGAAAGTACTGAGCTTGAGTCTGCAGTTATAACTCGGGTCGAATCTCTTGGAATGGGAGACCGAGTCTGTGTAGACACATGCAACCTTATGCAAAAAGGAGAAGGCATGCTAATAGGTTCTCAGGCAAGCGGGATGTTCCTCGTAAATTCCGAATCTGATGACAGCCCGTATGTGGCAGCTCGACCATTCAGGGTAAATGCAGGTGCGGTTCACTCTTATATAAAAATAGGAGATAAAACCCGTTATCTTTCGGAACTTCGGACTGGAGATCCGGTAACCATAATCGATTCGAAAGGGAGACAGAGAGAAGGCTTTGTGGGCAGGGTCAAGATAGAAAGCCGTCCTCTTATGCTTATTGAAGCAAAAGTAGGAGATCGTACTCTGAGCGCAATCCTGCAAAATGCCGAAACTATCAAGCTGGTTGGAAAAGATGGAAATCCGATTTCAGTCGCCAAACTCAAGAAAGGCGATGAAGTTCTGGTTCGCCTGGAGGAAGGAGCCAGACATTTCGGTAAAAAAATCGAAGAGACTATTATAGAGAAATAA
- the aroD gene encoding type I 3-dehydroquinate dehydratase: MIHIGQLDLEKRAAVVAVILEKPLEASRKAVEMGADLLEIRLDLLGIRNLETAAETIQKVKSETGLPVILTNRSVKEGGKWEGKEDDRIELLTNLLSTNLLSLKDGPDAVDIELSAGRETRDQVIKMARAHGKTIIVSSHNFSKTPAFQEMKTILEEAFLAGADIAKLAVMPQSRRDVLDLLRVALDAREAGNAVCTIAMGKLGKHTRVIAPFYGSVLTYSAVDSEVSAAPGQFKVDEVKKIMELLE, encoded by the coding sequence ATGATTCATATTGGCCAGCTTGATCTTGAGAAAAGAGCTGCCGTTGTCGCAGTAATCCTTGAAAAGCCTCTTGAAGCTTCAAGAAAGGCCGTCGAAATGGGAGCCGACCTTCTAGAAATCCGGCTGGATTTACTTGGAATCAGAAACCTGGAAACAGCTGCAGAAACAATCCAAAAAGTAAAATCCGAAACCGGACTTCCAGTAATTCTCACAAATCGCTCAGTTAAGGAAGGAGGAAAATGGGAAGGAAAAGAAGACGACAGAATTGAACTTTTAACAAATCTCCTTTCTACAAATCTCCTTTCCCTGAAAGACGGACCAGATGCAGTGGACATCGAACTTTCTGCCGGGAGAGAAACAAGAGACCAGGTAATAAAAATGGCAAGAGCACACGGAAAAACCATAATCGTTTCTTCCCATAACTTTTCGAAAACTCCGGCTTTCCAAGAAATGAAAACTATTCTGGAAGAAGCATTTCTGGCAGGAGCAGATATTGCGAAACTTGCTGTTATGCCGCAATCGAGAAGAGACGTACTGGACCTGTTAAGAGTTGCACTGGATGCCAGGGAGGCAGGAAACGCTGTGTGTACGATCGCTATGGGAAAGCTCGGAAAACATACAAGGGTAATTGCTCCTTTTTATGGTTCGGTCCTGACATATTCGGCTGTTGATAGTGAAGTTTCTGCAGCTCCCGGACAATTTAAGGTAGATGAAGTAAAGAAAATAATGGAGCTGCTAGAATGA
- a CDS encoding shikimate dehydrogenase — MKRVFGVFGDPIAHSLSPAMHNAVFSALGMDCIYHAFRVKPEKLEKAILGAEAMGFGGLNLTVPLKEAALKLDCIKPDPLAESIGAVNTIVFGKNEEIKGYNTDGLGAKQALQNSAVEIRGSKIVVAGAGGAARAIAFQLAADGAEITIVNRTERRAIELAKDISTAALCGNVTGRGLSGLKSLLQDSNILINTTTLGMHPNTDTAIATAEDLHPDLTVFDIVYNPLETRLLREAKASGAKTVSGVSMLVYQGAEAFKLWTGIEPPVELMKKTVLEVLQA; from the coding sequence ATGAAGCGAGTTTTTGGCGTATTCGGAGACCCTATAGCCCATTCCCTTTCTCCTGCAATGCATAATGCTGTTTTTTCAGCCCTTGGGATGGACTGTATCTACCACGCTTTCAGGGTGAAGCCTGAAAAGCTGGAAAAAGCAATTCTTGGGGCTGAAGCTATGGGATTTGGAGGGTTGAACCTGACAGTGCCCTTAAAAGAGGCAGCCTTGAAACTTGACTGCATAAAACCTGATCCACTGGCCGAAAGTATAGGGGCTGTAAACACTATTGTCTTTGGGAAAAATGAAGAAATAAAAGGGTACAACACTGACGGATTAGGAGCAAAGCAGGCACTTCAGAATTCTGCAGTGGAAATAAGGGGGTCTAAAATCGTAGTTGCAGGAGCAGGAGGAGCAGCAAGAGCTATTGCGTTTCAGCTTGCAGCCGATGGCGCTGAAATCACAATAGTAAATCGTACAGAAAGAAGGGCAATTGAGCTTGCTAAAGATATCTCAACTGCAGCCCTTTGTGGAAATGTAACCGGGAGAGGGCTCTCCGGACTAAAAAGCCTGTTGCAGGATTCCAATATCCTGATCAACACCACAACTCTTGGAATGCACCCGAACACGGACACTGCGATTGCCACAGCAGAAGATCTACATCCTGACCTTACTGTTTTTGACATTGTCTATAATCCCCTGGAAACCAGGCTCTTAAGAGAAGCAAAAGCCTCAGGCGCAAAGACCGTGAGTGGAGTTTCAATGCTTGTCTATCAGGGAGCTGAAGCTTTCAAGCTCTGGACAGGAATCGAACCTCCAGTCGAACTTATGAAAAAAACGGTTCTGGAGGTTTTGCAGGCTTGA
- a CDS encoding prephenate dehydrogenase: MSANLKPGSQVNTAQNPEKTKVLILGGTGEMGQWFTRFFKERGYEVTVWGKSGKTEVARKLEVPFASDLEEAVPESDIVIVSVPISVTEETIAEIAPKMKAGSLLMDFTSIKVKPVEAMRKFAPSGVEILGTHPMFGPTIPTIRGQTVILVPVKGRSEKWFPVIKELFEEGGAHVEITTAAEHDRLVSVVQGLTHFAYITIGTTIDRLDFDIKKSKKFVSPVYDIMLDFVGRILGQNPYLYALIQMENTGVLEVHEAFIKECEELSRLVRAHDEESFVKKMKAAARKYGDTAHALRKSDKLINSRITEYETILNSVGKVCGFFHIYSGKIHVGTLEKAGLDEIVLTKLVSKGTSLHIKNKFVKLKLENLRMLSESELWKWRKENLEHSTRDISVLIPKGADPVVILNAINTNKQLAACEISDMYKGINLGDHKRTNREYCKENWEDYKGNWGDYKGNWDNYKKFNLIGTKKEREETKRLGVTYRITVFGDCNASSVEADVTSLLCGLGCRIREKNLKQKGKPETERKI; the protein is encoded by the coding sequence TTGAGTGCTAATCTGAAACCAGGGAGTCAGGTCAATACGGCCCAAAACCCTGAAAAAACGAAGGTTCTGATCCTTGGCGGAACCGGTGAGATGGGACAATGGTTTACCCGTTTTTTCAAAGAGAGAGGTTATGAAGTTACGGTCTGGGGAAAAAGTGGTAAAACAGAGGTTGCAAGGAAATTAGAAGTTCCTTTTGCCTCGGACCTAGAAGAAGCTGTTCCTGAAAGTGACATAGTAATAGTCTCTGTGCCCATCAGTGTAACTGAAGAGACTATTGCGGAAATTGCCCCAAAAATGAAAGCCGGAAGCCTCCTTATGGACTTTACTTCCATTAAAGTAAAACCTGTAGAGGCTATGAGGAAATTTGCTCCTTCAGGAGTGGAAATTCTCGGCACACATCCAATGTTCGGCCCAACGATTCCTACAATAAGAGGACAAACTGTTATTCTTGTTCCTGTAAAAGGACGTTCGGAGAAGTGGTTTCCGGTAATAAAAGAGCTTTTTGAAGAAGGAGGAGCGCATGTTGAGATTACTACTGCAGCCGAACACGACAGGCTTGTTTCGGTTGTGCAGGGACTTACCCATTTTGCCTATATTACTATAGGAACGACCATTGACAGATTAGATTTCGATATAAAAAAGTCCAAAAAATTCGTAAGCCCGGTCTATGATATAATGCTGGACTTTGTAGGCAGGATTCTTGGCCAGAACCCCTATCTATATGCCCTCATCCAGATGGAAAACACCGGAGTTCTTGAGGTTCATGAAGCATTTATCAAGGAGTGCGAAGAGCTCTCAAGGCTTGTGCGAGCCCATGACGAAGAAAGTTTTGTGAAAAAGATGAAAGCTGCTGCTCGTAAGTACGGGGATACTGCTCATGCCCTGCGTAAATCGGACAAACTGATTAATTCCAGAATAACTGAGTACGAGACCATCCTGAATTCTGTTGGAAAGGTTTGTGGCTTTTTCCATATCTATTCGGGAAAAATCCATGTAGGTACCCTGGAAAAAGCAGGACTGGACGAGATCGTTCTGACAAAACTGGTATCAAAAGGCACTTCCCTTCATATAAAAAATAAATTTGTAAAACTCAAGCTTGAAAATCTTCGCATGCTTTCGGAATCCGAATTGTGGAAATGGAGAAAAGAAAACCTCGAACATTCTACAAGGGATATTTCAGTCCTTATCCCTAAAGGGGCTGACCCTGTAGTTATCCTTAACGCTATAAACACTAACAAACAGCTTGCAGCCTGCGAAATTAGTGATATGTATAAAGGTATTAATCTGGGAGACCACAAAAGGACTAATCGGGAATATTGTAAAGAAAATTGGGAAGATTATAAGGGGAACTGGGGAGATTATAAGGGGAACTGGGATAATTATAAAAAATTTAACCTAATAGGAACTAAAAAAGAAAGAGAAGAAACAAAAAGACTTGGAGTTACTTACAGAATAACGGTTTTTGGGGATTGTAACGCTAGTTCTGTCGAAGCTGATGTCACATCGCTCCTTTGCGGTCTTGGGTGCAGAATAAGAGAGAAAAATCTGAAACAAAAAGGAAAACCTGAGACAGAAAGGAAAATCTGA